One Desulfobacterales bacterium genomic window carries:
- a CDS encoding radical SAM protein: MKCTICEMKCDIKDGEIGECGMYTRIGSDIRERYPDRYLAAVDTAIECMPMVHYHPKGKFLQICTVGCNFKCNGCVSEILTDHLSAIAGAFQEMTSEQVIQKALAEACIGVMFCFNEPTVAYFTFQRLARMARENGLLVGCSTNGYLTESALGGLIPLLDFVNVGLKGASEEAYRICGIKNVAPIWRNLALLYKQGVYIEVSAIYRKHGEGEISRAAEFIASLSKDIPFQVMRFIPFGDATIDMEPSIREAESVCRQLRKQLKYVYLFNSPGTDYLNSRCPDCGKKIMERGFFGPMSSNLFRYMPEGHCSCGFQLPIQGKIHDARVRETGYFGGYRTINALNMIRSILAVIGMTDKNRIDAVMVQILKEDFIKELYDRLNRIDSYFDIVDYLAALTGRESQAVAFRQYVESRVAQIEYKVEGLEKPPVYASIGHPLIAVFEEKMESRLIDTAGGRLTNRRIKRESRPGISISKKQFCRMAPEIIVISGAAAWPVEDFITYCTGNGLDVPAVRTQKIFHLHPYRSSTNPDWILGLLRLANIIHPDIFHFDLQKEADDFYRQFYNMPFGDGHCHAFPGLRLKKHPGSTDQRIT; this comes from the coding sequence ATGAAATGTACTATCTGTGAGATGAAATGCGATATCAAAGATGGTGAGATCGGCGAATGCGGCATGTATACCCGAATCGGATCCGATATCCGGGAGCGGTATCCCGACAGGTATCTTGCGGCGGTCGACACCGCCATTGAATGCATGCCCATGGTGCATTATCATCCAAAGGGTAAATTCCTTCAGATATGCACCGTGGGCTGTAATTTCAAATGTAACGGATGCGTTTCTGAAATATTGACGGATCATCTTTCCGCCATTGCAGGCGCCTTTCAGGAAATGACGTCCGAGCAGGTCATCCAAAAAGCCCTGGCTGAAGCATGCATCGGTGTAATGTTCTGCTTCAACGAGCCGACGGTTGCGTATTTTACTTTTCAGCGGCTGGCCCGGATGGCCAGGGAAAACGGCTTGCTTGTAGGCTGTTCAACAAACGGATATCTGACGGAATCGGCTTTAGGCGGGCTTATCCCGCTTCTCGATTTCGTAAATGTGGGGCTGAAAGGGGCTTCAGAAGAAGCTTATCGTATCTGCGGGATTAAAAACGTTGCACCGATATGGCGAAATCTCGCGTTGCTCTACAAGCAAGGCGTCTACATCGAAGTATCGGCGATCTACCGGAAGCACGGCGAAGGGGAAATCAGCAGGGCAGCTGAATTTATCGCCTCCCTTTCAAAGGATATCCCCTTTCAGGTGATGCGCTTCATTCCCTTCGGGGACGCTACCATCGACATGGAGCCGAGCATCCGGGAGGCCGAGTCGGTTTGCAGGCAATTGCGGAAACAGCTTAAATATGTCTATCTTTTCAACTCTCCGGGGACCGATTACCTCAACAGTCGTTGTCCGGATTGCGGAAAAAAAATTATGGAACGGGGATTTTTTGGTCCCATGTCCTCCAACCTCTTCCGGTATATGCCGGAAGGACACTGCAGCTGCGGATTTCAATTGCCCATTCAGGGAAAAATCCATGATGCCCGGGTCAGGGAAACCGGATATTTCGGCGGCTACCGGACAATCAACGCACTGAACATGATTCGTTCGATATTGGCGGTAATCGGGATGACGGACAAGAACCGCATTGATGCTGTCATGGTGCAGATACTCAAGGAAGATTTCATCAAGGAGCTGTACGACCGCCTGAACAGGATCGATTCTTATTTTGACATCGTCGATTATCTTGCGGCCTTGACCGGCCGTGAATCCCAGGCCGTCGCATTTCGTCAATATGTGGAATCCCGGGTGGCCCAAATCGAGTACAAGGTCGAAGGCCTTGAAAAACCGCCGGTGTACGCTTCCATAGGCCACCCGCTCATCGCCGTATTCGAGGAAAAAATGGAATCCCGGCTAATCGATACTGCCGGCGGCCGATTAACGAACCGGCGGATCAAAAGGGAAAGCCGACCCGGCATCAGCATTTCAAAAAAACAGTTCTGCCGGATGGCCCCGGAAATCATCGTCATTTCAGGGGCCGCGGCTTGGCCCGTGGAAGACTTTATCACCTATTGCACGGGGAATGGCTTGGACGTGCCGGCGGTAAGGACTCAAAAAATCTTTCATCTGCATCCCTACCGCTCCTCCACCAACCCGGATTGGATATTGGGACTCTTGCGCCTGGCCAATATCATCCATCCGGACATTTTCCACTTTGATCTTCAAAAAGAGGCGGATGACTTCTACCGGCAATTTTATAACATGCCGTTCGGTGATGGACATTGCCACGCCTTTCCAGGACTGCGCCTGAAAAAGCACCCTGGCAGTACAGACCAGCGGATTACGTAA
- a CDS encoding iron-sulfur cluster assembly scaffold protein produces the protein MNKNLYDDSMLQWAGRNDHSGSIDHPDRQATKSNPLCGDRVTVQLIMENDVIKQIYYQLMPG, from the coding sequence ATGAATAAAAACTTGTATGACGATTCGATGTTGCAGTGGGCCGGGCGCAACGACCATTCGGGTTCCATCGATCATCCGGACCGGCAGGCGACAAAATCCAATCCTTTGTGCGGTGACCGGGTGACCGTTCAACTGATAATGGAAAATGATGTGATCAAGCAGATATATTATCAGTTGATGCCCGGTTGA
- a CDS encoding ABC transporter ATP-binding protein: MEMLSVRDLSFDYTTNQVLKDIDFSVDAGTICGLLGPNASGKTTLLKCISGILKTKKGQVSIGGKAVGEFSRKAIAGQIAVVPQCATVAFSFTSLQMVVMARVARFGFFGRPSRKDYQDAEAALAELGLEHLKNRSFTELSGGEKQMVLLARALFQNPCLLLLDEPTSHLDFKNQHIILGMVQAITGAKNLTTVITLHDPNLAARYCSRMVMLKQGRVHRKGRTEDVFEERTLESMYGMKVSIENGCHGKCFVVPLADGGKSTLN, encoded by the coding sequence ATGGAAATGCTTTCGGTTCGTGATCTCAGTTTTGATTACACGACCAATCAGGTCTTGAAGGATATCGATTTTTCCGTGGATGCGGGTACGATTTGCGGACTTTTAGGACCGAATGCGTCTGGCAAGACGACTTTGCTCAAATGCATCAGCGGTATTTTAAAAACGAAAAAAGGACAGGTTTCCATTGGCGGAAAAGCGGTGGGAGAGTTTTCAAGAAAAGCCATTGCAGGCCAGATAGCCGTGGTTCCCCAATGTGCAACCGTGGCATTTTCTTTTACCTCTCTTCAGATGGTCGTTATGGCTCGGGTAGCTCGATTTGGGTTTTTCGGGAGGCCGTCCCGAAAGGATTACCAGGATGCGGAAGCGGCATTGGCGGAACTGGGGCTGGAACATCTGAAAAACCGTTCGTTCACTGAACTGAGTGGCGGAGAAAAACAGATGGTGCTGCTCGCCAGGGCGCTTTTTCAAAACCCTTGCCTTCTTTTACTGGACGAACCGACCTCTCACCTGGATTTCAAGAATCAGCATATCATTCTGGGTATGGTTCAGGCGATTACCGGGGCTAAAAATCTGACGACAGTTATTACCCTACATGATCCGAATCTGGCGGCAAGATACTGCAGCCGGATGGTGATGTTGAAACAGGGCCGGGTGCATCGAAAGGGAAGGACAGAGGATGTGTTTGAAGAACGCACGCTCGAGTCCATGTATGGGATGAAGGTGTCCATCGAAAACGGTTGCCATGGAAAATGCTTCGTCGTGCCGCTGGCGGACGGAGGCAAATCGACTTTAAATTAG
- the yqeC gene encoding selenium cofactor biosynthesis protein YqeC — protein MMKLYERLGFCDGGVITLVGAGGKTSLMFRLARELAEAGETVLSTTTTKIGKPETDTSEAVIISSSVQTVLDEARKRLPDHLHLTAAWGCLGDQNKLTGFSGPEIDQIHKSGLFRWILVEGDGAARRSLKAPAPYEPVIPDCTRWLVTLVGLDAVGKALSDRTVFRSRLYAQITGLSQGDAVTEASIARAIVHDQGLMKGCPSTAVRYVFFNKAEDAALHQSGQKISDILLEQGAQKIDAVFIGAVQGDPHQVECRQICRNCV, from the coding sequence ATGATGAAATTATATGAAAGGCTGGGATTTTGTGACGGGGGTGTCATTACACTGGTCGGGGCCGGGGGAAAGACCTCGCTGATGTTCCGGCTTGCCCGTGAATTGGCTGAGGCCGGCGAGACGGTGCTCAGCACGACTACAACCAAAATTGGTAAACCGGAAACCGACACGTCGGAAGCGGTGATCATCTCGTCTTCGGTGCAAACAGTTCTGGATGAGGCCCGCAAGCGGCTGCCGGACCATCTCCATCTGACGGCGGCATGGGGTTGTCTCGGCGATCAGAACAAACTGACCGGATTTTCCGGGCCTGAAATTGATCAGATACATAAGAGCGGACTGTTTCGGTGGATACTTGTGGAAGGGGACGGGGCCGCGCGTCGGTCCCTGAAAGCGCCGGCACCGTATGAGCCCGTGATACCGGATTGTACGCGATGGCTGGTCACCCTGGTCGGGCTGGATGCCGTCGGAAAGGCACTGTCGGACCGGACGGTGTTTCGTTCCCGGCTGTATGCACAGATTACGGGGCTTTCGCAGGGAGATGCCGTTACCGAAGCATCGATTGCCCGGGCGATCGTGCACGATCAGGGATTGATGAAGGGCTGCCCGTCAACTGCCGTACGGTATGTGTTTTTTAATAAGGCCGAGGATGCAGCGCTGCATCAAAGCGGTCAAAAAATTTCTGATATTCTGCTGGAGCAGGGTGCCCAAAAAATTGATGCGGTTTTTATCGGAGCCGTTCAGGGAGATCCTCATCAGGTTGAATGCCGGCAAATTTGCAGAAATTGCGTATGA
- a CDS encoding ABC transporter substrate-binding protein, with amino-acid sequence MHKSAVPNGEKHSFGYWRNRGIFFLALQIFLLMPTSPHNPEASEIKPATRVIIDRAGRQVRIPETPKRIACIHGPSYEKLFAFGAAHRVAIVANVLLPWDYKLNPELERIQVMDNFVSPDVEQLLQLKTDLVIYHPFAKQIEQLSAAGLPVVVPYDGGRRQSTLEGFIGDNYEQIRFYGELLGGEAKNIAEEYCAYVNERIQKVIAVTSRIPTANRPKVFFVCGQIQGPSKTQTRFSTAYWLVNAAGGTMQTHADPSYFVTVTTEQMILWNPDIIVVSTLPSIDSIVNDPRWQGITAVRENKVFMNPEGLFYWSHFSTESFLCILFLAKLFHPEIFSHLDVKQELTDYYTKFYHYELTDNEAERILHHLPPASASQFETDLRNDRK; translated from the coding sequence ATGCATAAGAGTGCTGTTCCGAACGGAGAAAAACACAGCTTCGGATATTGGCGGAACCGCGGGATCTTTTTTCTGGCCCTGCAAATTTTCCTGCTCATGCCCACAAGCCCGCATAATCCGGAAGCCTCCGAAATCAAGCCCGCCACCCGCGTAATCATCGACAGGGCCGGCAGGCAAGTCCGTATTCCCGAAACGCCGAAAAGGATCGCCTGTATTCACGGCCCCAGCTATGAAAAGCTGTTCGCTTTCGGTGCGGCCCATCGGGTGGCCATCGTCGCCAATGTGCTTCTGCCGTGGGATTACAAACTGAACCCCGAGTTAGAGCGTATTCAGGTCATGGACAACTTTGTGTCTCCCGATGTGGAACAACTTCTTCAACTGAAAACGGACCTTGTTATATACCACCCGTTTGCAAAACAGATTGAACAATTAAGCGCGGCCGGACTTCCCGTGGTGGTTCCTTACGATGGCGGCCGGAGGCAATCCACGCTGGAGGGCTTTATCGGTGACAATTACGAACAGATCCGGTTTTACGGGGAGTTGCTGGGCGGAGAAGCAAAAAATATCGCGGAAGAATACTGCGCATACGTGAATGAAAGAATACAAAAGGTGATTGCTGTCACGTCGAGAATTCCGACGGCCAATCGCCCCAAGGTATTTTTTGTGTGCGGGCAGATCCAGGGTCCTTCTAAAACTCAGACGCGCTTTTCCACCGCGTACTGGCTTGTGAACGCCGCCGGCGGCACCATGCAGACTCACGCCGATCCGTCATATTTCGTTACAGTGACAACGGAACAGATGATTCTGTGGAATCCGGATATCATTGTGGTAAGCACACTGCCCTCCATCGATTCGATCGTAAACGATCCCCGGTGGCAGGGAATAACGGCCGTCAGGGAAAATAAAGTTTTCATGAATCCCGAGGGCTTGTTTTATTGGAGCCACTTCAGTACCGAATCTTTCTTATGCATTCTGTTCCTTGCAAAACTTTTTCACCCGGAAATTTTTTCGCATCTGGATGTTAAGCAGGAATTAACGGATTATTACACGAAGTTTTACCACTATGAGCTTACGGATAACGAAGCCGAACGGATCTTACACCACCTGCCGCCCGCGAGTGCTTCACAATTTGAAACTGATCTTCGGAATGACAGGAAATGA
- a CDS encoding TetR/AcrR family transcriptional regulator, producing the protein MTDTKTRILDAAETLMLQHGADRTSLRMITTRADVNLAAINYHFGSKENLVDAVLARYIGPIIDSQLALLEKAEAAAGKNGPPLNDIIRGYLIPLIAFVERNPHHCEVFTKILRPLKDVDRFQNWVAELQKPLTARFGEALLRVLPDVPRETVLVRMALMMSTASVFFHAWQLEDVERVYSISVSKEKLLQHTVAFISAGFQGNAVCPG; encoded by the coding sequence ATGACCGATACGAAAACCAGGATCCTGGATGCAGCCGAAACGCTCATGCTTCAACACGGCGCTGACAGAACCTCTTTGCGGATGATAACGACCCGTGCCGATGTCAATCTGGCAGCGATTAATTATCATTTCGGATCAAAAGAAAATCTTGTGGATGCGGTGCTTGCCCGGTATATCGGTCCAATCATCGATTCGCAGCTGGCGCTGCTGGAGAAGGCGGAAGCTGCTGCAGGGAAAAACGGCCCCCCGTTGAATGATATTATCCGAGGGTATCTGATCCCGCTTATCGCGTTTGTCGAGCGCAATCCCCATCATTGTGAGGTGTTTACCAAAATCCTAAGGCCGCTTAAAGATGTGGATCGGTTTCAAAACTGGGTGGCAGAGCTGCAAAAACCTCTCACAGCGCGATTTGGCGAGGCCTTGCTCCGGGTGCTGCCGGATGTTCCACGTGAAACCGTTCTGGTTCGGATGGCGTTGATGATGAGTACGGCCAGCGTATTTTTTCACGCTTGGCAGTTGGAAGACGTTGAACGGGTATACAGCATTTCAGTCAGTAAAGAAAAACTGCTTCAACACACGGTGGCGTTTATTTCTGCCGGTTTTCAGGGTAATGCGGTATGTCCGGGATGA
- a CDS encoding BMP family ABC transporter substrate-binding protein codes for MKKRLLLALIFFIASAIALCPCALADGKKKVKAAFALLWTTDDMGWTTAGYEGIQYLKQQLGDQVEINYTEKVLAADAERVIRNYARQGYDIIFATTFEHMDPTLMVARDFPDIAFEHCSGYKTGPNTGNYFARMYQGEYLAGYMAGLMGFKNVGTVATNPIPEPIRGINAFTIGLIKGLTEAGHRFDPDRVNTVVWLKAWRDAINETTLTETLISRKHDLIRQMADTPDSSIAACAKGVPAIGYGSDATKYGADCVLVSSIWNWGPYFVDAVQRVADGTWAPQEYWGGFEKNNIRLTDFHASVPQAVREKVLTEKKRLEQGIDTIFAGPLYDQDGKLRIEKGQKATDQDLLTLRWLVKGVSGKIPD; via the coding sequence ATGAAAAAACGACTGTTGCTTGCACTGATTTTTTTTATCGCATCTGCCATAGCGCTTTGTCCGTGCGCCCTGGCAGACGGAAAAAAGAAGGTCAAAGCCGCATTTGCACTGCTGTGGACAACCGATGATATGGGCTGGACCACGGCCGGCTACGAAGGCATCCAATACCTGAAGCAGCAACTGGGCGATCAGGTGGAAATCAACTACACGGAAAAAGTTCTGGCGGCAGATGCCGAACGCGTCATCCGAAACTATGCCCGGCAGGGATATGACATCATTTTTGCCACCACCTTCGAGCATATGGATCCGACCCTCATGGTGGCCAGGGATTTTCCGGATATCGCATTTGAACATTGTTCCGGCTACAAGACCGGCCCCAACACGGGCAATTATTTTGCCCGGATGTATCAGGGAGAATATCTCGCCGGCTACATGGCCGGCCTGATGGGATTTAAAAATGTGGGAACGGTTGCAACCAACCCGATCCCGGAACCGATTCGCGGGATAAACGCCTTTACCATCGGCCTGATCAAAGGGCTGACCGAAGCCGGACACCGCTTCGATCCTGACAGGGTCAACACGGTGGTATGGCTCAAAGCATGGCGCGATGCCATCAACGAAACCACCCTGACCGAAACCCTGATCAGCCGAAAGCATGATCTGATCCGGCAGATGGCCGATACTCCGGACAGCAGCATCGCTGCGTGCGCCAAAGGCGTTCCGGCTATCGGCTATGGGTCCGATGCGACAAAATACGGCGCGGACTGCGTCCTGGTATCCAGCATATGGAACTGGGGTCCCTATTTTGTCGATGCGGTGCAGCGCGTGGCTGACGGAACATGGGCGCCTCAGGAATACTGGGGCGGATTCGAGAAAAACAATATCCGGCTGACGGATTTTCATGCTTCCGTTCCGCAGGCAGTCAGGGAAAAGGTGCTGACCGAGAAAAAACGTCTCGAACAGGGCATCGATACAATCTTTGCCGGTCCGCTCTACGATCAGGATGGAAAGCTGCGAATCGAAAAAGGCCAGAAAGCTACGGACCAGGACCTTCTGACCCTCCGATGGCTGGTAAAAGGCGTGAGCGGGAAAATACCCGACTGA
- a CDS encoding XdhC family protein, producing MIGKALEWIENGRNVALATVIAARGSSPRPVGSQLVIDEKAVFEGSVSGGCIEGAVVAEALEVISDGKSRRVFFCVTQNQAWEVGLACGGEIELFVEKVTWQSDLKRLVDLRAANRPVCLITDLAGGEKTLIPLDVSEAVNALDPEIRRVIEKMQYAERNMIVEAGSRKVFLHGFYPSSKLIIIGAVHIAKHLYQFARTVGYQVFIIDPREAFANTVRFPDVPIHVEWPDEAMEQMKLHQRTAVVTLSHDPKIDDPALVTALRSTAFYIGALGSRKTHAERLQRLRLAGFSDEVLERIHGPVGLDIGAVTPEEIAIAVMGQITAIRRNGCRG from the coding sequence ATGATCGGAAAAGCACTGGAATGGATTGAAAACGGCAGAAACGTGGCTCTGGCTACAGTCATTGCCGCCCGGGGGTCATCGCCGCGTCCGGTGGGCAGCCAGCTGGTGATCGATGAAAAGGCCGTGTTTGAAGGATCGGTGTCCGGTGGCTGTATCGAAGGCGCTGTGGTTGCCGAGGCGCTGGAGGTCATCAGCGATGGGAAATCACGGCGGGTGTTTTTTTGCGTCACCCAAAACCAGGCGTGGGAAGTGGGGCTGGCCTGCGGCGGTGAAATCGAGCTTTTTGTGGAAAAAGTGACGTGGCAATCGGATTTGAAGCGGCTGGTCGACTTGCGGGCGGCCAATCGCCCGGTGTGTCTGATTACGGATCTTGCCGGCGGGGAAAAAACGTTAATCCCGCTGGATGTATCCGAAGCCGTAAATGCGTTGGATCCAGAGATTCGGCGTGTTATTGAAAAAATGCAGTATGCTGAGCGGAATATGATCGTCGAGGCGGGCAGCCGCAAGGTTTTTCTGCATGGATTTTATCCGTCTTCAAAGCTGATTATCATCGGAGCGGTTCATATCGCAAAGCACCTGTATCAATTCGCGCGAACCGTCGGGTATCAGGTGTTCATTATTGATCCCCGTGAAGCCTTTGCCAATACCGTACGTTTTCCGGATGTACCGATTCATGTCGAGTGGCCGGATGAGGCCATGGAACAAATGAAACTCCATCAACGGACGGCGGTTGTTACCCTTTCGCATGATCCCAAGATCGATGATCCGGCCTTGGTGACGGCCTTGCGTTCAACCGCGTTTTATATCGGGGCGCTCGGCAGCCGGAAAACCCATGCGGAGCGCTTGCAGCGGCTCCGTCTGGCCGGTTTCTCCGACGAGGTTCTGGAACGGATTCACGGTCCTGTCGGCCTGGATATCGGTGCTGTCACTCCGGAAGAAATAGCGATTGCCGTCATGGGCCAAATTACGGCCATCCGGCGAAACGGATGTAGAGGATAG
- a CDS encoding iron ABC transporter permease yields MKKNKIIFLLTSIALCGTILLAVSTGKYPIDFPTDGRLFFSLIGLEGAESLPAQSALVLWSVRLPRILMSIMTGAALSVAGVAFQSLFKNPLVSPAILGVTSGANFGAALALLFGASAMMLEASAFVCGLIAVSIACQIGKRGDNSVTTLVLAGVIVSALFVAGLSYIKCKADPYGQLPAIVFWTMGSFNSVSWGDASRGGALILVGLLLSYLFRWGLNPMALGDEEAMSLGVDVSGRRAWHILTATLMVAAATASCGNIGWVGLIIPHMSRMIVGADHDVLIPFSALLGGVFMLCMDTLARTLPGGEIPVGILTAIIGAPCFGYLLIRTKRSGWST; encoded by the coding sequence GTGAAAAAAAACAAGATTATTTTTTTGCTGACATCCATTGCTCTGTGCGGCACGATTCTGCTTGCCGTTTCAACGGGAAAATATCCGATAGATTTTCCCACCGACGGCAGATTATTTTTCTCCCTCATCGGGCTGGAAGGCGCAGAAAGCCTCCCCGCGCAATCGGCACTGGTGCTCTGGTCCGTTCGTCTGCCCCGAATTCTGATGTCCATTATGACGGGGGCCGCACTATCGGTCGCAGGTGTTGCATTCCAGAGCCTCTTCAAAAATCCGCTGGTCTCGCCGGCCATATTGGGCGTTACTTCAGGTGCCAACTTCGGAGCCGCGCTGGCGCTTTTGTTCGGTGCTTCCGCTATGATGCTCGAAGCTTCGGCCTTTGTTTGCGGCCTGATTGCAGTAAGCATTGCCTGTCAAATCGGAAAACGGGGAGATAATTCGGTTACCACCCTGGTACTGGCCGGTGTCATCGTCTCCGCACTTTTTGTGGCGGGACTTTCATATATCAAGTGCAAGGCGGATCCCTATGGTCAACTCCCGGCTATCGTTTTCTGGACCATGGGAAGTTTCAACAGCGTTTCCTGGGGGGATGCATCCAGGGGGGGAGCGCTGATCCTTGTCGGGCTGCTGTTGAGCTATCTGTTCCGCTGGGGACTCAACCCCATGGCGCTGGGCGATGAAGAAGCCATGTCCCTGGGGGTCGACGTATCCGGCCGGCGGGCCTGGCATATCCTGACGGCCACCCTGATGGTGGCCGCTGCCACCGCCTCATGCGGCAACATCGGATGGGTGGGGCTGATCATCCCGCATATGTCCAGAATGATCGTGGGAGCGGACCATGACGTGCTGATTCCTTTTTCGGCCCTGTTAGGGGGCGTTTTCATGCTGTGTATGGATACCCTTGCAAGAACGCTGCCGGGGGGGGAGATTCCCGTGGGTATCCTGACGGCCATCATCGGTGCGCCCTGTTTCGGATATCTTCTGATTCGAACCAAACGCAGTGGTTGGAGCACTTAA
- a CDS encoding TonB-dependent receptor: MKLKVQLRQMFYLLVSSMMVVSGAMAEDQSGDSMFNLGEVFVTGEKGSVDSATTVTEVTMEEITAKGAQTVAEALEFLPGVLVQMAGKGESHVSIRGFDQRQVKVLIDGVPARENYFGTVDLSMLPAGIISKIIITKGASSVLYGSNTMGGVINIITKKGGTTPQTSLTASFGDYGTANYFLSHGGSAGNLNYWLSGGYQASDGYRLSGDFDETDPDVGLGTSYNEDGGKRDLSDYTKKSLDLKVGYDPGGDSSAYLSLDYVDNERGMPTFYNRYWAYSDWRQWQLNLVGEHKFTDALKVKTRLFYVNHSDGIMDVSWDAEHTTGGKKWFEESYYDDSSIGGEIQALMNMGQRNSLRFGLNYMKDNHKEGNYLSDDCWDVLKGSASVGWTPEEEYAAHTYTFAVEDEFRPFNRFSVVLGLSYDAFEPTQTSDQPAPGQMDIVNPQVGMTFDMTDATRFHVSVGQKSRFPSLKELYSTYGGGNPDLDPEKALAYEAGASHIFSENVTGKAAFFYHNVDDLIDSTKLDGESVYININEATIYGAEATVGMQLSRAFHTDLNYTYLTTADKSNNDRELEGRPRHRVNLALTYRCAFGLTLNMQASYTKRQYWENDNYEWTKLPDYFLINAKLTQKLKKIGGIDAEVFLQGTNILDEDYYETNGPEPGFNLLAGISLRM; this comes from the coding sequence ATGAAATTGAAAGTACAACTTCGGCAAATGTTTTATTTATTGGTGTCCAGCATGATGGTGGTCAGCGGCGCCATGGCGGAAGACCAATCCGGTGACAGCATGTTTAATCTGGGAGAAGTCTTCGTGACGGGAGAAAAGGGATCTGTCGATTCAGCAACAACCGTGACGGAGGTAACCATGGAAGAGATTACAGCCAAGGGCGCACAAACCGTTGCGGAGGCGCTGGAATTTCTTCCGGGCGTTTTGGTGCAGATGGCGGGTAAGGGAGAATCCCATGTAAGCATCAGGGGCTTTGACCAAAGGCAGGTCAAGGTTCTCATCGACGGCGTTCCGGCCCGGGAGAATTATTTTGGAACGGTAGATCTCTCCATGCTGCCGGCCGGTATTATATCCAAAATTATAATCACCAAAGGGGCAAGTTCCGTTCTTTACGGTTCCAATACAATGGGTGGCGTCATCAATATTATTACGAAAAAGGGAGGCACCACCCCCCAAACATCCTTGACCGCTTCCTTCGGGGACTACGGCACTGCCAATTATTTTCTGAGTCACGGCGGAAGTGCCGGAAATCTGAACTATTGGCTGTCGGGGGGATACCAGGCATCCGATGGTTACAGGCTGTCCGGGGATTTTGATGAAACCGATCCCGATGTGGGGCTTGGCACGTCCTATAACGAAGATGGCGGCAAAAGGGATTTAAGCGATTATACGAAAAAAAGCCTGGACCTGAAAGTCGGCTATGATCCGGGCGGCGATTCGAGTGCCTACCTGTCGCTTGATTATGTCGACAATGAGCGGGGAATGCCCACCTTTTATAACCGCTACTGGGCATACAGCGACTGGCGGCAATGGCAGCTCAATCTGGTCGGGGAACACAAATTCACCGACGCGCTCAAGGTGAAAACCCGGTTGTTTTACGTAAACCATTCCGACGGGATTATGGATGTAAGCTGGGATGCGGAACATACCACAGGGGGAAAAAAGTGGTTTGAGGAAAGCTATTATGATGATAGCTCCATCGGCGGAGAGATTCAAGCCCTTATGAATATGGGGCAACGGAACAGCCTTCGCTTCGGCCTGAACTACATGAAGGACAACCACAAGGAAGGAAATTACCTCAGTGACGACTGCTGGGATGTCCTTAAGGGATCGGCCTCGGTGGGATGGACACCTGAAGAAGAATACGCTGCCCATACCTATACGTTCGCCGTTGAGGATGAATTCAGGCCTTTTAACCGTTTTTCCGTGGTGCTCGGCCTGAGTTACGATGCGTTTGAGCCGACCCAGACATCCGACCAGCCGGCGCCCGGCCAGATGGACATCGTGAACCCCCAGGTCGGGATGACCTTTGACATGACGGATGCCACCCGTTTTCACGTATCCGTCGGTCAAAAAAGCAGATTCCCCAGCTTAAAGGAGTTGTACAGCACCTACGGCGGGGGGAATCCAGACCTGGATCCGGAAAAGGCGCTCGCCTATGAAGCGGGTGCTTCCCACATTTTTTCCGAGAATGTTACCGGTAAGGCGGCCTTTTTTTATCACAATGTCGACGATTTGATCGACTCCACGAAACTCGACGGTGAATCCGTCTACATCAACATCAACGAAGCGACCATTTACGGCGCGGAGGCAACTGTCGGCATGCAACTTTCCAGGGCCTTCCATACGGATTTAAACTACACCTATCTGACCACAGCGGACAAATCGAACAATGACCGTGAGCTGGAAGGTCGGCCCCGGCACCGGGTTAACCTGGCGCTGACCTACCGTTGCGCCTTCGGACTTACGCTTAACATGCAGGCATCCTATACGAAACGGCAGTATTGGGAGAACGATAATTACGAATGGACAAAATTGCCCGACTATTTCCTGATCAATGCTAAATTGACCCAGAAATTAAAAAAAATCGGGGGGATCGACGCCGAAGTCTTTCTTCAGGGCACCAATATCCTGGATGAGGACTATTATGAAACAAACGGACCGGAGCCGGGATTTAACTTGCTGGCAGGAATTTCCCTGCGGATGTAG